One Triticum dicoccoides isolate Atlit2015 ecotype Zavitan chromosome 5B, WEW_v2.0, whole genome shotgun sequence genomic window carries:
- the LOC119307619 gene encoding uncharacterized protein LOC119307619, translating to MSPLLVAVSGETLICATRRYSGATPPRAAWSWPPCNSIMAPVQLGCGPRAAWKGPLSSCRRRDEEIRQSAASGWRLPLSSSSPTPEQQQEDGVAVKCASVCSSVGAFATRDAGGSPLSVTCLHLPSIDDDSVEDDTTTSRGGAPPPAPVQFTRRIRAVRSASACITGCVCSAHLMRFSFFWCV from the exons ATGAGCCCTCTCCTCGTGGCGGTCTCCGGCGAGACCCTCATCTGCGCCACCCGTAGGTACTCGGGCGCCACCCCACCACGTGCAGCTTGGTCGTGGCCCCCGTGCAACTCGATCATGGCCCCCGTGCAGCTCGGTTGCGGCCCCCGTGCAGCTTGGAAAGGGCCCCTGTCTTCGTGCAG ACGACGTGACGAGGAGATCCGGCAGTCTGCGGCCAGCGGGTGGCGGCTGCCTCTGTCCTCCTCTTCCCCTACGCCCGAGCAGCAACAGGAAGATGGCGTTGCTGTGAAGTGCGCCTCTGTTTGCAGTTCCGTTGGTGCCTTTGCCACGCGAGATGCAGGTGGCTCCCCTCTCTCTGTAACCTGTCTCCACCTACCTTCCATTGACGATGATTCAGTGGAGGATGACACCACGACGAGCAGAGGAGGGGCTCCACCCCCAGCTCCCGTGCAGTTCACTCGACGCATCCGTGCTGTGCGGAGCGCATCAGCGTGCATCACTGGCTGTGTGTGCAGTGCTCACCTGATGCGATTCAGTTTTTTCTGGTGTGTTTAG